In Gemmobacter sp. 24YEA27, a genomic segment contains:
- a CDS encoding response regulator transcription factor, with the protein MPGPGSFVTDSLKQGNRVVTFGIAGIVLILFAAALLLFLNLPDANAFNARVERIFIENDDLRSGAEIRLLEILAGSGTTFSEVLTSYRMVIFVLLVFSSALLVAALVFLVMIIVLNKKIGAIQRSGIQVSSLMISREARAVYINDLEFTLTEAALETLSVLAEARMDDEVLTGVQIEAVISGRSEADCEEAAGATRVKRLRDALGNQLVSELLVKTIARRGYVLAVGKETIRMI; encoded by the coding sequence ATGCCGGGGCCTGGTTCCTTCGTTACTGACAGTCTGAAACAGGGCAACCGGGTTGTGACCTTCGGAATCGCCGGGATCGTGCTGATCCTGTTCGCGGCTGCCTTGCTCTTGTTCCTGAACCTGCCCGACGCCAATGCGTTCAATGCAAGGGTGGAGCGGATCTTTATCGAGAATGACGATCTGCGCAGCGGGGCCGAGATCCGGCTTCTTGAGATTCTGGCGGGGTCGGGAACCACTTTTTCCGAAGTTCTGACCAGCTATCGGATGGTGATTTTCGTGCTGCTGGTCTTTTCGTCTGCACTTCTGGTCGCGGCACTGGTTTTCCTTGTGATGATCATCGTGCTGAATAAGAAGATCGGCGCGATCCAGCGGTCAGGCATCCAGGTTTCATCGCTGATGATCTCGCGCGAGGCGCGCGCGGTCTATATCAACGACCTGGAATTCACCCTGACCGAGGCCGCGCTGGAGACGCTCTCTGTGCTGGCCGAGGCGCGGATGGATGATGAGGTGCTGACCGGGGTGCAGATCGAAGCGGTGATCTCGGGCCGGTCCGAGGCAGATTGCGAAGAGGCGGCAGGTGCCACGCGGGTCAAACGGCTCCGCGATGCGCTTGGCAATCAACTGGTGAGCGAGCTTCTGGTGAAGACCATTGCCCGGCGCGGTTATGTTTTGGCCGTTGGAAAGGAAACGATCCGTATGATCTGA
- a CDS encoding cache domain-containing protein has translation MRYSLRILLALCLAGLQLIAVLAVVFSSYFTSEKALIAHARHLLRDVGTNAIEHSKGFLNPAQGAAELAARLAQNQVVASDDQARLEQLLFQQLQISPQFAGLYFGGEDGNFVMVSRTPDEAGPFRTKLITNENGIRRIELIWRRDDFSIMARRLTPDDPYDPRTRSWFILAKNSLGTVWTDPYIFFSSQQPGITLAAPVLRPVKGKRGASGARRSIWGVVGVDIEINRISEFLSRLQIGTSGKALIIHKNGDVIAHPDMDLLRITAEDGSLRFASISEIDDPIARAAFAPLARSGELKIAQLTPSQFTYKGESYVSTVMPTISGKLPWTIGVYAPESDFTASIKDNRTQNIWIAVLVAATTGIVGLLLADYIYRPVRAFAVRNALISQGEVDPTKPPPRTYKELEKANSTLMQQIVARREAEREYGQTFELSTRAMAQISPVDGSVIRANAKFAELVGAPSPEAVIGRKVTDVAHPDDLTNYPCADDPLIFDTNGAEASHEMRWFRRDGSLIWVKLNSIIIRDEAGKPLHGVLTVDDVTEEKARAAKIEQLNRDLSHMARGNTMGQMAAGLAHELNQPLTAISQNADTALLALQLGKWTDTELRELLTEIESQSLRAGDIIRALRGFIRKDEGALTPFDFAELLGQTLRLVHAEASDSGVRIVEDLGVLPQVLGNRIQVAQVLVNLLRNAIEAIASDSENTRQVTVTVRPFLQDSREMLVVTVEDTGPGVSDSITLFTQFDTSKPEGMGLGLSICRSIIEANGGTLWHEKPGTRGARFCFTLNTAAEAV, from the coding sequence ATGCGGTATTCGCTGCGGATCCTTCTGGCACTCTGCCTTGCCGGGCTGCAGCTGATCGCTGTTCTTGCAGTGGTGTTCTCGTCATATTTCACCTCGGAAAAGGCGCTGATCGCCCATGCGCGCCACCTGTTGCGCGATGTCGGCACCAATGCGATCGAGCATTCCAAAGGCTTCCTGAACCCCGCCCAGGGTGCCGCCGAACTCGCGGCGCGGCTGGCGCAGAACCAGGTGGTTGCCAGCGATGACCAGGCGCGGCTTGAACAGCTTTTGTTCCAGCAATTGCAGATCTCGCCGCAATTCGCCGGCCTCTATTTCGGCGGCGAGGATGGCAATTTCGTCATGGTCTCACGCACGCCAGATGAGGCAGGACCGTTCCGCACCAAGCTGATCACCAATGAAAACGGCATCCGTCGGATCGAGCTGATCTGGCGCCGGGATGACTTTTCGATCATGGCGCGGCGGCTGACCCCGGACGACCCCTATGACCCACGTACGCGCTCCTGGTTCATCCTGGCAAAGAACAGTCTCGGTACGGTCTGGACCGACCCCTATATCTTCTTCTCGTCGCAACAGCCGGGGATCACCCTGGCGGCGCCGGTGCTGCGGCCGGTAAAAGGTAAACGGGGGGCCAGCGGCGCGCGCAGGTCGATCTGGGGCGTGGTCGGTGTCGATATCGAGATCAATCGCATCTCGGAATTCCTGTCGCGGCTGCAGATCGGCACTTCAGGCAAGGCACTGATTATACACAAGAACGGAGATGTTATCGCGCATCCGGATATGGACCTGTTGCGGATCACTGCCGAGGATGGCTCGTTGCGCTTCGCCAGTATCAGCGAGATCGACGACCCCATCGCGCGCGCCGCCTTTGCGCCGCTGGCGCGCAGCGGCGAGTTGAAGATCGCCCAGCTCACCCCCTCGCAATTCACCTATAAAGGTGAATCCTATGTCTCGACCGTCATGCCGACGATCAGTGGCAAATTGCCCTGGACCATCGGCGTATATGCGCCCGAGAGCGACTTTACGGCCTCGATTAAGGACAACCGGACCCAGAATATCTGGATCGCGGTGCTGGTTGCCGCGACCACCGGCATCGTCGGGCTTTTGCTGGCCGATTACATCTACCGCCCCGTTCGCGCCTTTGCGGTTCGCAACGCCTTGATTTCTCAGGGTGAAGTCGACCCCACTAAACCGCCGCCGCGCACCTATAAAGAGCTGGAAAAGGCAAATTCCACCCTGATGCAGCAAATCGTGGCCCGCCGCGAAGCAGAGCGCGAATATGGCCAGACCTTCGAGCTTTCCACCCGCGCGATGGCGCAGATCTCTCCGGTGGATGGTTCGGTCATCCGCGCCAATGCAAAGTTCGCCGAACTGGTCGGCGCCCCCTCGCCCGAGGCGGTGATCGGGCGTAAGGTGACGGATGTCGCGCATCCTGATGATCTCACCAACTATCCCTGCGCCGATGACCCACTGATCTTCGACACCAACGGCGCCGAGGCCAGCCACGAGATGCGCTGGTTCCGGCGTGACGGCTCGCTGATCTGGGTCAAGCTGAATTCGATCATCATCCGCGATGAGGCAGGCAAGCCCTTGCATGGCGTGTTGACCGTCGATGATGTCACCGAGGAAAAGGCCCGCGCCGCCAAGATCGAGCAGCTGAACCGCGACCTTTCCCATATGGCGCGCGGCAATACGATGGGGCAAATGGCGGCCGGCCTCGCGCATGAGCTGAACCAGCCGCTGACCGCCATCTCGCAAAATGCCGATACCGCCTTGCTGGCGCTGCAACTGGGCAAATGGACCGACACCGAACTGCGCGAACTTCTGACCGAAATCGAAAGCCAGTCTCTGCGCGCCGGGGATATCATCCGCGCGTTGCGGGGTTTTATCCGCAAGGACGAAGGAGCGCTTACGCCTTTTGATTTCGCTGAACTTCTGGGCCAGACGCTGCGCCTCGTTCATGCCGAGGCCAGCGATTCCGGGGTCCGGATTGTCGAGGATCTCGGCGTGCTGCCGCAAGTTCTGGGCAACCGGATCCAGGTGGCGCAGGTGCTGGTCAATCTTTTGCGCAACGCCATCGAAGCCATTGCTTCTGACAGCGAAAACACCCGCCAGGTGACCGTGACCGTGCGGCCTTTTCTGCAGGACAGCCGCGAAATGCTGGTCGTGACGGTCGAGGATACCGGGCCCGGCGTCAGCGACTCCATCACGCTATTTACCCAGTTCGACACATCGAAACCCGAAGGCATGGGCCTTGGTCTCTCGATCTGCCGGTCGATCATCGAGGCCAATGGCGGCACGCTCTGGCATGAAAAGCCAGGCACGCGGGGCGCAAGATTCTGTTTCACGCTGAACACAGCTGCGGAGGCGGTATGA
- a CDS encoding response regulator, translated as MKEQSIAQQDPVAGLTVFLVDDDEAIRNSLARALQKRDYRVETFASAADFLLRYDGEAPGCLILDYGMPGMNGLELQAWLARAGHALPIIFITGHGGVPESVQAIKAGALDFLEKPFRQSVLIERIETAFAMVAEHHAARAGTERLRAKFDRLTSREMEIVSHMVSNPSETSSKEVGARLGISPRTVDHHRARILEKLQIRSVAELISMAQHFLAKG; from the coding sequence ATGAAAGAGCAGTCGATTGCACAGCAGGACCCCGTAGCCGGGCTGACGGTCTTTCTGGTCGATGATGACGAGGCGATCCGCAATTCACTCGCCCGTGCGCTGCAAAAACGCGATTACCGGGTCGAGACATTTGCCTCGGCGGCGGATTTCCTGCTCCGCTATGACGGAGAGGCCCCCGGCTGCCTGATCCTCGATTACGGGATGCCGGGGATGAACGGGCTGGAATTGCAGGCCTGGCTGGCCAGGGCTGGCCATGCCCTGCCGATCATCTTCATCACCGGCCATGGCGGCGTGCCGGAATCGGTGCAGGCGATTAAGGCGGGCGCGCTGGATTTTCTTGAGAAACCCTTCCGTCAGTCTGTGCTGATCGAACGGATCGAGACCGCTTTCGCGATGGTTGCCGAACATCACGCCGCCCGCGCCGGGACCGAGCGGCTCAGGGCGAAATTCGACCGGCTTACCAGCCGCGAGATGGAAATCGTCAGCCATATGGTGTCAAACCCGTCCGAGACCTCCAGCAAAGAGGTCGGCGCGAGGCTCGGGATCAGCCCGCGCACCGTCGATCACCACCGGGCGCGGATCCTGGAAAAACTGCAAATCCGCTCGGTGGCAGAGCTGATCTCGATGGCGCAGCATTTCCTCGCAAAGGGCTGA
- a CDS encoding 5-oxoprolinase subunit PxpA: protein MGQIDLNSDLGEGYGPWTMGEDARMLELVTSANLACGGHAGDPETMFTALSLAVSRDVVIGAHPGYADREGFGRRVIPMQPAEITRMVVAQTAALQGLAALAGAEIRYLKPHGALSGLAAGDPVVAGAIADAIAALPGSLALLAISGTALESTARARGLTVYSEIFADRAYLPNGQLMPRGQVGAVLHDADEIAERLIGFLDSGMMPVAGAAPITLNAQSVCIHGDTPGAVDLATDLRLRLSAAGVAIRPFLPG from the coding sequence ATGGGGCAGATCGACCTTAATTCCGATCTCGGCGAAGGCTATGGGCCCTGGACGATGGGCGAGGACGCCCGGATGCTTGAACTTGTGACTTCGGCAAATCTGGCCTGTGGCGGCCATGCCGGTGATCCCGAGACCATGTTCACCGCGCTGTCGCTGGCGGTTTCCCGGGATGTCGTGATCGGCGCCCATCCCGGCTATGCCGACCGCGAGGGGTTTGGCCGAAGGGTGATCCCCATGCAGCCGGCCGAAATCACCCGGATGGTGGTGGCCCAGACCGCCGCTTTGCAGGGTCTGGCCGCGCTGGCCGGGGCCGAGATCCGCTATCTCAAGCCCCATGGCGCGCTGTCTGGCCTGGCCGCCGGGGATCCGGTAGTAGCAGGCGCCATCGCGGATGCGATTGCGGCGCTGCCGGGCAGCCTCGCATTGCTGGCGATCTCGGGGACGGCGCTGGAAAGCACAGCGCGCGCGCGCGGCCTTACCGTTTATTCCGAGATTTTCGCAGATCGCGCCTATCTGCCCAATGGCCAGCTGATGCCACGCGGCCAGGTCGGCGCCGTGCTGCATGACGCTGACGAGATTGCCGAACGCCTGATCGGGTTCCTCGACAGCGGGATGATGCCGGTTGCAGGCGCGGCGCCGATTACGCTCAATGCGCAGTCCGTCTGCATCCATGGTGATACGCCGGGCGCCGTCGATCTTGCCACCGATCTGCGCCTGCGGCTGAGCGCGGCAGGCGTCGCGATCCGCCCCTTCCTGCCCGGCTGA
- a CDS encoding allophanate hydrolase subunit 1 has translation MNDAPRFRPVAEHGLLVEFGEGVDTALHDRVMALDAALNAAPPPAMIETVPGNACLLVRFDCLETDHARVEADIRQRLDTGRPQVTESRLHDVTVCYDAPFSPDLASVAAMTGQSPEAVIAAHLGGAYQVSLYGFAPGYAYLTGVPDSIRLPRKSAAIRDIPAGSVLIAGSQCIVSTLKMPTGWWIIGRSATSILTADTARPFLFDPGDRVRFRRIRQDDPEMAPEMTDV, from the coding sequence ATGAATGACGCGCCCCGCTTTCGTCCCGTCGCCGAACATGGCCTGCTGGTGGAATTCGGCGAGGGCGTGGATACGGCGCTGCATGACCGTGTGATGGCGCTGGATGCAGCGCTGAACGCCGCGCCACCGCCGGCCATGATCGAAACCGTGCCCGGGAATGCCTGTCTGCTGGTGCGTTTCGATTGCCTGGAGACCGATCATGCCAGGGTCGAGGCAGACATCCGTCAGCGGCTCGACACCGGGCGGCCGCAGGTGACGGAAAGCCGGTTGCATGACGTGACGGTATGCTATGACGCGCCCTTTTCACCCGATCTCGCTTCGGTTGCGGCGATGACGGGGCAAAGCCCGGAGGCGGTGATCGCCGCCCATCTTGGCGGCGCGTATCAGGTCAGCCTTTACGGCTTTGCACCGGGCTATGCCTATCTGACCGGCGTGCCAGATTCGATCCGCCTGCCTCGCAAATCCGCTGCCATCCGTGACATCCCGGCCGGATCCGTTTTGATCGCGGGTTCGCAATGCATTGTTTCGACACTTAAAATGCCGACCGGATGGTGGATCATTGGCCGTTCGGCCACAAGCATTCTCACGGCCGACACTGCCCGCCCCTTCCTCTTCGATCCCGGCGACCGGGTGCGGTTTCGTCGTATTCGCCAGGACGATCCGGAAATGGCCCCGGAAATGACCGATGTCTGA
- a CDS encoding biotin-dependent carboxyltransferase family protein yields MSEVELCLRFAGPHVSIQDEGRPGWARFGVPQSGAMDRLAMRAANAAIGNAPGTPVIEISRGGVQIGCEAGEIAFALTGGGFLLEHSGQRRGSWSRGLLRAGETLVIRPGIWGNWCYLAFAGQSLVHTWLGSAATHGASGFGGGKLVTGAKLHFAPVGPRLPLSPRIPCPILARPRHILRVTPGPQERYFPESSIEALYAGPWKVTTAADRMGTRLNGPAIAPLAPLDMASEPLTRGSIQVAGDGVATILTADHQTTGGYPRIATVLDCDLGAFAQVAPGQRVAFVPVSPGQAIAFARQHVAASERYLARLSFLSQPVQGLFLPS; encoded by the coding sequence ATGTCTGAGGTCGAACTCTGCCTGCGCTTTGCCGGCCCGCATGTCTCGATCCAGGACGAGGGCAGGCCAGGCTGGGCGCGTTTTGGTGTGCCGCAATCGGGCGCGATGGACCGGCTGGCGATGCGGGCCGCGAATGCGGCCATCGGGAATGCGCCCGGTACGCCGGTGATCGAGATTTCGCGCGGCGGCGTTCAGATCGGCTGCGAGGCGGGAGAGATTGCCTTTGCCCTCACCGGCGGTGGTTTCCTCCTGGAACATTCCGGTCAGCGGCGGGGGTCCTGGTCACGCGGGCTGCTGCGGGCCGGCGAAACCCTGGTGATCCGGCCTGGCATCTGGGGCAACTGGTGCTACCTGGCCTTTGCCGGGCAAAGCCTGGTACACACCTGGCTGGGGAGCGCCGCGACCCATGGGGCCTCCGGCTTCGGGGGTGGCAAGCTTGTGACGGGAGCAAAGCTGCATTTTGCCCCGGTCGGGCCGCGCCTTCCTTTGTCACCGCGCATCCCGTGCCCGATCCTGGCACGCCCCCGCCACATCTTGCGTGTAACACCCGGCCCGCAGGAGCGTTACTTTCCCGAAAGTTCCATCGAGGCGCTCTATGCCGGCCCCTGGAAGGTGACGACTGCAGCGGATCGGATGGGAACCCGGCTCAACGGCCCCGCAATTGCACCGCTTGCGCCGCTTGATATGGCCTCAGAGCCGCTCACGCGCGGCTCGATCCAGGTGGCGGGGGACGGGGTGGCAACGATCCTCACCGCGGATCATCAGACGACGGGCGGCTATCCCCGGATTGCGACGGTGCTCGATTGCGACCTTGGCGCCTTTGCGCAGGTAGCGCCGGGCCAGAGGGTCGCCTTTGTGCCGGTTTCGCCTGGACAGGCCATCGCTTTCGCCCGGCAGCACGTGGCAGCCTCGGAGCGCTACTTAGCCCGCCTCTCTTTCCTTAGTCAGCCGGTTCAGGGTCTCTTCTTGCCCTCCTGA
- a CDS encoding EscU/YscU/HrcU family type III secretion system export apparatus switch protein → MERAREEGDAIRSEDIHAALAGAGILLAAAIFGKVAITRAGEAAAAFFDQADRLPGPGDQGAAAVIGWAALSMAGPVIALLLVPAALILIWLIASKGFVFAPSKLTMKMSRISIISNFGQKFGRGGLVDFLKKSVKMVLISLALALFLTSRADQIIGSTRLEAGQVALLLVRLLAGFLALVIALNAVIGAVDYFWQRAEFMRRNRMTRKDLTDEMKDSEGDPHMKADRRRRAQEIATRQMLADVPGADVVIVNPTHYAVALKWDRIRGGAPVCVAKGIDEIAARIRERAQEAGVPIRRDPATARAIYGITEIGQEIRREHYAAVAAAIRFAAMMREKARKRR, encoded by the coding sequence CTGGAAAGGGCGCGGGAAGAGGGCGATGCGATCAGATCCGAGGATATTCACGCCGCGCTTGCAGGTGCGGGCATTCTGCTGGCCGCTGCCATTTTTGGCAAAGTTGCCATCACCCGGGCCGGAGAGGCGGCGGCGGCGTTTTTTGATCAGGCCGACCGCCTTCCGGGACCCGGAGATCAGGGAGCGGCGGCGGTGATCGGCTGGGCTGCTCTGTCGATGGCCGGGCCGGTCATCGCACTGCTGCTGGTGCCGGCAGCATTGATCCTGATCTGGCTGATTGCGTCAAAAGGGTTCGTTTTTGCACCGTCGAAGCTGACTATGAAAATGTCCCGCATCTCGATCATCAGCAATTTCGGACAGAAATTCGGGCGCGGCGGCCTCGTCGATTTCCTGAAGAAATCAGTGAAAATGGTCCTGATATCGCTGGCCCTGGCCCTGTTTCTGACCAGCCGGGCCGATCAGATCATTGGCAGCACCCGGCTTGAGGCCGGGCAGGTGGCCCTTTTGCTGGTCAGACTGCTTGCCGGATTCCTTGCGCTGGTGATTGCGCTCAACGCGGTTATCGGCGCGGTGGATTACTTCTGGCAACGGGCCGAATTCATGCGGCGCAACCGGATGACACGGAAAGACCTGACCGATGAGATGAAAGACAGCGAGGGCGATCCGCATATGAAGGCCGATCGCCGGCGCCGGGCGCAGGAGATTGCGACACGGCAGATGCTTGCGGATGTGCCGGGCGCGGATGTGGTGATCGTCAACCCGACCCATTACGCCGTCGCGCTGAAATGGGACCGGATCAGGGGCGGTGCGCCGGTTTGTGTTGCCAAAGGCATCGATGAAATCGCAGCGCGGATAAGGGAACGCGCACAGGAGGCCGGGGTGCCGATCCGGCGCGATCCTGCCACCGCGCGCGCGATCTATGGGATCACCGAGATCGGCCAGGAGATCCGGCGCGAGCATTATGCCGCCGTGGCCGCCGCGATCCGGTTTGCAGCCATGATGCGGGAAAAAGCCAGAAAACGGAGATGA
- a CDS encoding flagellar biosynthetic protein FliR: MTGLIAQLSGAFGIAEGLIWQAALVFLRVGAAVALLPGFGESFLPQKVKITAVMVMTAIVFPAVIEAPAGLPGADPQSAVITPLTVAAEVVAGLLLGFTLRLMILCLQTAGTMVGQSISLAQMFNGTGPEPQPIVSNLLTLGGLVLFCSMGGLARSVELLVWSYEVLPQGQMPDPGEISRWALGLTARAFSLAFTLSAPFILAALLYNLALGAINRAMPSLMVTFIGAPALTLGGLILLALASPLLLQSWQDALGVRLLDPFGPW; this comes from the coding sequence ATGACCGGTCTGATCGCGCAACTCAGCGGCGCTTTCGGCATCGCGGAGGGGTTGATCTGGCAGGCGGCCCTCGTGTTTCTGCGCGTCGGCGCGGCGGTCGCACTGCTCCCCGGTTTCGGCGAAAGCTTCCTGCCACAAAAGGTTAAAATCACCGCCGTAATGGTCATGACGGCGATTGTGTTTCCTGCCGTCATTGAGGCGCCCGCTGGCCTGCCCGGCGCTGACCCGCAAAGCGCGGTCATTACGCCCCTCACCGTGGCGGCCGAGGTTGTCGCGGGCCTGCTCCTTGGTTTCACGCTGCGCCTGATGATCCTTTGCCTGCAAACCGCAGGAACGATGGTCGGTCAGTCGATTTCACTCGCCCAGATGTTCAACGGAACCGGGCCTGAGCCCCAGCCCATCGTCTCCAATCTGCTGACACTTGGCGGGCTCGTGCTGTTTTGCTCTATGGGCGGGCTGGCACGATCTGTGGAATTGCTGGTCTGGTCCTATGAGGTTCTGCCGCAAGGGCAGATGCCCGATCCGGGCGAGATCTCGCGCTGGGCGCTGGGGCTGACTGCGCGGGCTTTCTCCCTCGCATTCACGCTTTCTGCACCGTTCATCCTGGCGGCCTTGCTTTATAATCTTGCGCTCGGGGCGATCAACCGCGCCATGCCCTCTCTGATGGTGACCTTTATCGGGGCGCCGGCCCTGACGCTTGGCGGCCTGATCCTGCTTGCCCTGGCCAGTCCTTTGCTGCTGCAAAGCTGGCAGGATGCCCTGGGCGTCCGCCTGCTTGACCCGTTCGGACCCTGGTGA
- the flhA gene encoding flagellar biosynthesis protein FlhA, translating to METLKARNLFHPTVLMAVALMSVIGMMILPIPPALLDIGLALSFSLAILMLTVTLFVERPLDFSSFPTILLASLLLRLALNVSSTRLIISQGHTGTAAAGHVIEGFASFIMGGNIVLGLVVFTVIMIVNFIVITKGAGRMAEVGARFALDGMPGRQLAIDADMSAGAITHDEARQRRETELAETTFFGSLDGASKFVKGDAIAGLMITALNFVVGLAVGIGMHDMDAARAFSTYAILTVGDGLVGQIPAVIISVAAALLLARGGTKGAVNISLVEQLGRYPAALATVAGLMAVLAVLPGMPFLPFICTAAGLGGLARMVWKKPVEKAEPELSNSQTTAKHHIGDVLDFDEIHIEFSPDLVDMALDPATGLDGRIASMRNHIASTYGLILPEIRLTDEAMLPGGHYRIRIQGVAKVTDRLVPDCVLVLMSDGASAPEGEDVKEPVYGAPARWIRPEYQEDAALSGLTVVSPAEVLATHLLEVLKSSLSRLLSLRGLRRLLDEFTDLSDRGRAEANRRLLDDMIPEKVPMDLLHAVMRLLLEERVSVRNLPLILEAVAEARSFGSPEAVCEHVRQRLGFQIVAEFRREDGTVPLIQLAPEWERTFQAHQTDGDRGLRDVALPPDIFAKLANGIAEKIGQAGESGASPAIVTSAARRRFLRTVLQARGLRVPVLSYEEIGADNRPALFGQVAA from the coding sequence ATGGAGACTTTGAAAGCGCGCAACCTGTTCCATCCGACCGTCCTGATGGCCGTTGCCCTGATGTCCGTCATCGGCATGATGATCCTGCCGATACCGCCTGCATTGCTGGATATTGGCCTGGCATTGTCTTTCTCGCTGGCGATCCTGATGCTGACTGTCACGCTGTTTGTCGAACGGCCGCTGGACTTTTCGTCTTTCCCAACGATCCTTCTTGCATCCCTCCTGCTGCGGCTTGCGCTGAATGTCTCTTCGACCCGGCTGATCATCAGCCAGGGCCATACCGGCACGGCTGCTGCCGGCCATGTGATCGAGGGCTTCGCAAGTTTTATCATGGGCGGCAATATCGTGCTCGGCCTCGTGGTGTTCACCGTCATCATGATCGTGAATTTTATCGTCATTACAAAAGGCGCGGGGCGAATGGCAGAGGTGGGCGCGCGCTTCGCGCTCGACGGGATGCCGGGGCGCCAGCTCGCGATTGATGCAGATATGTCCGCCGGCGCGATCACACATGATGAAGCGCGCCAGAGGCGTGAAACCGAGCTGGCGGAAACCACATTCTTCGGCTCTCTTGACGGTGCTTCGAAGTTTGTAAAAGGCGATGCGATCGCCGGCCTCATGATCACCGCGCTGAACTTTGTGGTGGGCCTGGCCGTCGGTATCGGGATGCACGATATGGATGCCGCCCGCGCCTTCTCGACCTACGCGATTCTTACGGTTGGGGATGGTCTGGTGGGTCAGATCCCCGCGGTGATCATCTCGGTTGCAGCAGCCCTTCTTCTCGCGCGCGGCGGAACCAAAGGCGCCGTCAATATCAGCCTGGTCGAGCAGCTTGGGCGCTATCCCGCCGCCCTTGCAACCGTTGCCGGGCTGATGGCGGTTCTTGCGGTTTTGCCCGGCATGCCCTTTCTTCCGTTCATCTGCACGGCGGCAGGGCTTGGAGGGCTTGCGCGCATGGTCTGGAAAAAGCCTGTCGAAAAGGCCGAGCCAGAGCTCAGCAATAGCCAGACCACTGCAAAACACCATATCGGGGATGTGCTTGATTTTGACGAAATTCATATCGAATTCTCGCCAGATCTCGTGGATATGGCGCTGGATCCTGCGACCGGCCTGGATGGGCGGATTGCCAGTATGCGCAATCACATCGCCTCGACCTATGGGCTTATTCTCCCCGAAATTCGCCTCACAGATGAGGCCATGCTGCCGGGCGGCCACTACCGGATCCGCATTCAGGGCGTCGCAAAGGTGACCGACCGGCTGGTTCCGGATTGCGTGCTGGTGCTGATGTCTGATGGTGCCAGCGCGCCTGAGGGTGAGGATGTCAAAGAGCCCGTCTATGGCGCGCCTGCCCGCTGGATCCGGCCGGAATACCAGGAGGATGCGGCTCTCTCCGGTCTGACGGTGGTGTCGCCGGCCGAAGTCCTCGCCACCCATTTGCTTGAAGTGCTGAAATCCAGCCTTTCGCGTCTTCTGTCGCTGCGTGGCCTGCGCCGTCTGCTCGATGAATTCACCGATCTCTCGGATCGGGGCAGGGCAGAGGCGAACCGCCGGCTGCTCGACGACATGATCCCTGAAAAAGTGCCGATGGATCTGCTTCATGCGGTGATGCGCCTGTTGCTGGAGGAGCGGGTTTCGGTCAGAAACCTGCCGCTGATTTTGGAAGCGGTCGCCGAGGCGCGCAGTTTCGGATCTCCCGAAGCGGTCTGCGAACATGTCCGCCAGCGTCTCGGTTTCCAGATCGTTGCCGAATTCCGCCGCGAAGATGGGACCGTGCCCCTTATCCAGCTTGCCCCAGAATGGGAGCGGACCTTCCAGGCCCATCAAACCGACGGGGACCGCGGATTGCGCGATGTCGCCCTCCCGCCGGATATTTTCGCAAAACTTGCCAATGGGATAGCGGAAAAAATTGGTCAGGCCGGAGAGAGTGGCGCCTCGCCTGCGATCGTCACCTCGGCGGCAAGGCGACGGTTCCTGCGGACCGTCCTTCAGGCGCGGGGGCTCAGGGTGCCGGTCCTCTCTTATGAGGAAATCGGCGCTGACAATCGCCCCGCGCTATTCGGGCAGGTCGCAGCATGA
- a CDS encoding transglycosylase SLT domain-containing protein produces the protein MTESGRQGMNGPEPWPWALNQAGDSNWFDSREQALQWLNTVIARGVTNIDIGCFQLNWRWHGEAFASPDAMIDPQKNADYAAGFLSDLMQQTGSWEKAVAAYHSFTPELAERYMKRFRPIHAAVQGQPFDSVLLAADTPRENNYPLLQMGNVLSPGSLVTVSGSARPLFGSP, from the coding sequence ATGACTGAAAGCGGCCGTCAGGGCATGAACGGACCGGAGCCCTGGCCCTGGGCGCTGAACCAGGCGGGCGACAGCAATTGGTTCGACAGCCGGGAGCAGGCGCTGCAATGGCTCAACACTGTCATCGCCAGGGGTGTGACCAATATAGATATAGGCTGTTTTCAGTTAAACTGGCGCTGGCATGGCGAAGCCTTTGCATCACCTGATGCGATGATAGACCCGCAGAAAAATGCCGATTACGCGGCCGGATTTCTGTCAGACCTGATGCAACAGACCGGCAGCTGGGAAAAAGCAGTTGCGGCCTATCACTCTTTTACTCCGGAACTTGCCGAGCGCTATATGAAGCGCTTCAGACCGATCCATGCAGCCGTTCAGGGCCAGCCTTTCGACAGTGTTCTGCTGGCCGCTGATACACCTCGCGAGAACAATTACCCCTTGTTGCAAATGGGAAATGTTCTGAGCCCGGGCTCGCTTGTGACGGTTTCGGGCTCTGCGCGCCCGCTCTTTGGGTCACCGTGA